One bacterium genomic window, AAAGCGCAAATTGCCGAGTGCGTGTGTTATAATAAAGAAATGTGGCGCGGAAAGTGGGTCTTGACAAAAGTTTTAGGGCTATTGACAAAACTTGACCCTTTCGCATATAATTACTTTCATATTGTGAGTCACCAAAAATAAACGAAACTTTCCCGTTTGGGTGGGTTTTGTTTTGTGTAATACGGACAGTTTCTTATTCATGCAATAATAGCCGCTTTGCGGCCAGGGGACACCGCGGGTAAAATTCACCGCGCGCATTGAGTGCAGTATTACCATTAAGACGTGACGCGTTCGTAGGGCTTTTATGATTAAACAACTCCCCACGAAGGTTTTCTCAGCGCACAAAGGAGCTCTAGTGAAGCAGCCGAATTTGGTTGAGGTTCAGACAAATTCGTATCGCTGGTTTTTAGAAAAAGGCATCCGTGAATTGCTTGATGAGGTCTCTCCCATCAAGGACTACTCGGGCAAAGAGCTTGAGTTGCATTTTACCGACTTCGCTTTTGACGAGCCGAAGTACGACGAGGCGTATTCACGTTTCAAAGATTTGACGTACGAGGCGACGTTAAGAGTGAAGGCGAAGCTCACAAACAACCGCACGAAAGGCGAACATGAGCAAGAAGTGTACTTCGGGGATTTTCCGATCATGACCGATCGCGGTACGTTTATCATCAACGGCGTGGAGCGCGTGGTGGTCTCCCAGCTCATCCGTTCGTCGGGCGTGTATTTCACCGCGAACGTGTGGCGTGGCCGGAAGCTGTTCGGCGCGAAAGTTATTCCGAACCGCGGCGCGTGGCTTGAATTTGAAACCGACGCGGACGGATTTATCGGAGTGAAGATTGACCGCCGTCGCAAGGCGCCGGTTACTGACTTGCTCCGCATTTTCGGAAACGTTTCAAACGAGGAAATTTTGAAGGCGTTTGCCGACGCGGACACCGGACCGATTAAGCACATTGCTCAAACACTGAAAAAAGACAGCGCGGAATCCGCGGACGACGCGTATTTGGAAATATATAAGCGTATCCGTCCGGGCGATTTGGCCGCGCCGGAAAACGCAAAGAGCTTGATTGACGCGATGTTTAACCGCAACGACCGCTACGATTTGTCGCTGGTTGGCCGGTTTAAGCTCAATGAGCGGCTGAAGTCATATGTTGGCGACAAGATCCCCATGGGAGCGGAAGGCACTGCCTCGGGCAAAAAGGACGCGAATTCGCGTCTTTTGGGCTACGACGATTTGGTCCGCATCATTAAAGAAGTCATCCGTTTGAATAACGACCAGAGCAATGAGCCGGATGATATTGACCATTTGGGGAACCGCCGCGTGCGTCCAGTGGGGGAATTGTTGCAGAACAAACTCCGCGTGGGACTCGCGCGCATGCGCCGCATTGTGCAGGACAGAATGTCCACGCTGGAGATTGACACCCTGACCTCCGTACAGCTCGTGAACGCGCGGCCGCTGATTTCGGTGGTGAAAGAATTCTTCTCGTCCTCACAGCTTTCGCAGTTCATGGACCAAGTGAACCCGTTGGCTGAGGTGGAACACAAGCGTCGCATCTCCGCGATGGGTCCGGGCGGTTTGACTCGTGAACGCGCCGGATTTGAGGTGCGCGACGTGCACCGCTCCCATTATGGCCGCATTTGCCCGATTCAAACGCCGGAAGGCGCGAACATCGGTTTGGTGAATCACTTGTCAAACTATGCTCGTTTGAATGAATTCGGATTTTTGGAAACGCCATACGCGGTGGTCAAAAAAGGGAAAATTACCACCGAGATCGTTTGGCTGAACGCGCTTGACGAAGAGAAAAAGAAAATCGCGCATGCCGGCGTGCCGGTGAACGATAAAGGAGAGATAGTGGGCGAAATTATTGAAGCGCGCGTGAACGGCGAGCCGGGTATTTGCCATCGTGACGAAGTGGACTTGATTGACGTGGCGCCGCAGCAATCCATCAGCGTCGCGACCGCGCTTATTCCGTTTTTGGAGCACGACGACGCGAACCGCGCCTTGATGGGTTCTAACATGCAGCGGCAGGCGGTAGTTTCCGTTCGCGCCGACGCGCCGTATGTCGGCACCGGCATGGAGGACAAGGCCGCGCACGATTCGGGACACTTGGTGCTCGCGGAAGGCGACGGCGAAATTATGGAGGTTGATGCGACAAAAATCGTGTTAAAGACGGCGAAGGGCATCACAACGACGCTCCTCAACAAGTTTAAGCGTTCCAACCAGTTCACCTGCATTTCGCAGCGCCCGCTGGTGCAGAAAGGGGAGTATGTGAAGAAAGGCGCGCTCTTGGCGGACGGTCCTTCCATTGAGAACGGGACCCTCGCCTTGGGACAAAACCTCCTCGTGTCATTTGTGCCGTGGGATGGAGGCAACTTTGAGGACGCCATCATTTTGTCTGAGCGCGTGGTGCAAAACGACCAGTTCACTTCCATTCATATTGAAGATTTTTATTGTGATGTCCGGGACACGAAACTTGGGCCCGAAATGACAACCCCTGACATACCGAACGTTTCCGAGGAAAAACTCCGTAATTTGGATGAAGACGGAGTGGTGCGCGTCGGCGCGGAAGTGAAATCCGGAGATATTTTGGTCGGCAAAATTTCTCCGAAAGGTGAAAGCGAGCTCACTGCCGAGGAGCGTCTGCTCCGGGCGATTTTCGGTGAAAAAGCGCGTGACGTGAAAGACACCTCGCTTACCATGCCGCATGGCAAATATGGACGCATTGTGGGCATCAAGATCTTCTCGCGTGAGCACGGCGATAAGCTTGAGCCGGGTATCATCAAACGGGTGCAGGTGGAAATTGCACAGCTCCGCAAAGTCATGGCGGGCGATAAGCTCGCCGGACGCCACGGCAACAAGGGTGTTATCTCGCAGGTGCGTCCGGTGGAGGATATGCCGTATCTTGCCGACGGTACACCGGTGGATATCGTGTTAAACCCGCTTGGCGTTGCCTCGCGTATGAACCTCGGGCAGATTTTGGAAACGCATTTGGGTTGGGCGGCGAAGACCTTGGGCTACCGCGCGGTGACCCCGGCGCTCTCGGGAGCGACCGACGCGGATATTAAAGTGGAACTTAAAAAAGCAGGATTGCCCGAAAGCGGGAAAGTGACGGTGTACGATGGTCGTACCGGAAAACCGTTCAGCCAGCCGGTGACCGTGGGCATCATCTATATGATGAAGCTCAACCACTTGGTGGAAGACAAGATCCACATGCGCTCCATTGGTCCTTATTCGCTTATTACGCAGCAGCCGTTGGGAGGCAAGGCGCAATTCGGCGGTCAGCGCTTCGGCGAAATGGAAGTATGGGCGCTGGAAGGGTATGGCGCTGCGGCGACATTGCAGGAAATGTTGACCATTAAGTCCGACGACGTGGTTGGCCGTTCCGCCGCATACGAAGCCATCATCAAGGGCGAAAAGATTAAAGCTCCAAACATTCCCGCGTCATTCAATGTGCTCGTGTCTGAACTGAAAGCGCTTGGCTTAAACGTCGAATTATTGCGGCGCGAACTGACGGCTGAAGAAGAGGCCGCGCGCATGGAACAGAAATAAAGCACTAAATCTATGATGGACTTTACCGGATTAAAACTGCGCATCGCCTCCCCTGAAGATATTTTGCGTTGGTCGCACGGCGAAGTGATAAAGCCGGAGACTATTAACTACCGTACACAACGCCCGGAAAAAGACGGGTTGTTTTCCGAGCGTATTTTTGGTCCGACAAAAGATTGGGAGTGTTACTGCGGTAAGTATCGCCGTGTGCGCTATAAGAACGTCGTATGCGACAAATGCGGCGTGGAAGTAACACGCTCCATTGTGCGCCGTGAGCGCATGGGACACATTGCCCTTGCCACCCCGGTGGTGCACATTTGGTTCTTCCGCAATGTTCCCTCAAAGCTCGGCCTCATGCTTGATGTGCCGATGCAAAAACTTGAGAAGGTCATTTATTACGCGGCCTACATTGTCACGGAAGTGGACGAGGACGCACAGAAAAAAGGGCTTGAAGAGGTTGAAAAAGAATACAAGTCGCGCAAAAAAGCGAAAGAAGAGGGTGTTTCCGACGCGACGCTGAAGTCGGGTCTCTTGGCCGCGAAGGCGGAACTCCAATCGCTCCGTGTGGGCGAGGTGCTTTCTGAAACTGAATACGTAAACCTCGCGAAGCGTTTCGGGAGCATCTTCAAAGCCGGAAGCGGCGCTGGAGCAATCCGGAAGATTTTAGAAGCGATGGATTTGAAAAAAGAAGTAGCGGCGATCCGCAAGGCGCTGAAGGGCGAAGAGGACACGGCCGCTGAGGTGCGCCTCTTGAAGCGGTTAAAGTTGCTCTCCAGTTTGCTGGGCGAGGGCATGCGTCCGGAGTGGACGATTTTGACGACGCTCCCGGTGCTTCCGCCGGATTTGCGTCCGATGGTGGCGTTAGACGGTGGCCGATACGCGACCTCCGACTTGAACGATCTCTACCGCCGCGTCATCAACCGCAACAACCGCTTGAAAAAGCTGATGGATTTGCAGGCGCCGGATGTGATTGTGACGAACGAAAAAAGAATGTTGCAGGAATCCGTGGATGCATTGGTGGATAACTCCGCCCGCTTTGGTGTACAGCAGATGTCGGCTCAGCGCCGACCGCTCCGCTCACTCGCGGATATGTTGAAAGGGAAGCAGGGTCGCTTCCGCCAGAACCTGCTTGGTAAGCGCGTGGACTACTCCGGCCGCTCGGTTATTGTCATCGGTCCGGAATTGCAATTGCACCAGTGCGGTTTGCCGAAAAAAATGGCGCTGGAAATGTTCAAGCCGTTCGTGATTAATAAAATCATTGAGCGGGGTTTGGCGCATAACATCCGGAACGCGAACCGTCTGATTGAAGCGGCTCCTCCGGAGGTGTGGGAGATTTTAGAAGAGGTGTCCATGAACAAAAAGGTGTTGCTGAACCGCGCGCCGACCTTGCACCGCCTGGGCGTGCAGGCATTCCAGCCACTCTTGATTGAGGACCTCGTTATCCGCATTCCGCCTATGGTCTGCACTGCGTTCAACGCGGACTTCGACGGCGACCAAATGGCCGTGCACTTGCCGCTGACCGACGAAGCACAGCGCGAGGCGAGCGAGATTATGCTTTCCAGCGTGAACTTGTTGAAACCCGCGACGGGCGATCCGATTATGGTGCCGACGCAGGATATCGTGCTCGGTTGCTATTCGCTGACGCGGAACCCGTTGGATCCCGAAGTGAAAAAAGCATTCTCCAGCGTTGACGAAGCGTTTCTTGCGCTTGAATATGGCTACATCAAACTGCACACCATGATCCGCGTGCCGCACCCGAAGGTTGCAGGGGAGCGCTTAGAAACAACCATCGGTCGCCTGCGCTTTAACGAAGCGATGCCGAAAGATTTCGGGTTTGTGAACCGGCAGCTGGATAAGAAGGAACTTTCTAAAGTTGTGGGAGCAATCATCGGCACCTACGGGACAGAACGCTCCGCGCAGTATTTGGACGCTATTAAGAAAATTGGTTTCGCGGCGGCAACGGATTCCGGTATCAGCTGGGGTATGGACGACATGGTGGTGCCTCCGGAGAAAAAAGAACTTATCCACGCGTCCGAAGGCGAGGAGGCAAAGATTTGGGAGCAGTTCAACCAGGGGTTGCTCACCGAGTCCGAGCGCCGCAACCGCGTCATCAGCATTTGGGACAAGGTGAAGGGCAAGCTCGCGAAGCTCTTGCCGCAGGTGCTCGGGCCCACAAACCCGATTTTCGAAATCATTTCGTCCGGCGCCCGCGGTTCGTGGTCACAGCCGACACAGATGATGGGTATGAAAGGACTTGTGGCGAACCCGAAAGGTGAAACCATGGAGTTGCCGGTGAAGTCGTCACTAAAAGAGGGTTTTTCAGTGCTGGAGTATTTCATCTCCACGCACGGCGCGCGCAAAGGAACAACCGATACCGCATTGAAAACTGCGTCTGCCGGTTACCTCACGCGCCGCTTGGTGGATGTGAGTCAGGACCTCGTGATCCGCGAGGAAGATTGCAAAGCCAAGGAAGGTGTTGAAATGCGTCGGAAAGATGGTGCCGATTTCGGCCATTCGTTCGCGTCACGCCTTTTCTCCCGCACCGCCCTCGCGGATGTGAAGGTGGGCAATAAAGTGTTTGCGCGCGCGGGCGACATGATTGACCGCGCGACCTCGGAAGCAATCGAAGCGGCAGTTGCGGTTGAGTCGGTTTGGGTGCGCTCGCCGATTAATTGCAGAACGCTGTACGGTCTTTGCACTGCGTGTTACGGCTTTAACTTGGGCAACAACCATCCGGTGGAGAAGGGGGAAGCGGTCGGTATTGTCGCCGCGCAGTCCATCGGCGAACCGGGCACACAGCTTACCATGAGAACGTTCCACATCGGTGGCGTTGCCGGAGCCGACATTACGCACGGTCTGCCGCGCGTGGAAGAATTGTTTGAAGCGCGTCCGCCGAAAGGCAAGGCGTTTATGTCGGAAATTGACGGCACCATTGAGGCGATTGAAGAAAAAGGGCTCATCCGCACCGTGCGTATCGCGGGCACCGACAAAAAAGACGGTGTGCTGGAGTACCCGATTCCGCGTACCTCAGAGATTTATTTCAAAGTTGGCGCTTCGGTGAAAAAAGGAGACCAACTTTCCGAAGGCCACTTGGACATTAAGGAGCTCTTGGCATTGAGAGGGAAAGAAGCGGTGCAGGCCTACATTGTGGGTGAAGTGCAACGCATCTATGTTTCGGAAGGTGCCTCCATCAACAACAAGCATATTGAGATTATCGTCCGCCAGATGTTCT contains:
- a CDS encoding DNA-directed RNA polymerase subunit beta; amino-acid sequence: MIKQLPTKVFSAHKGALVKQPNLVEVQTNSYRWFLEKGIRELLDEVSPIKDYSGKELELHFTDFAFDEPKYDEAYSRFKDLTYEATLRVKAKLTNNRTKGEHEQEVYFGDFPIMTDRGTFIINGVERVVVSQLIRSSGVYFTANVWRGRKLFGAKVIPNRGAWLEFETDADGFIGVKIDRRRKAPVTDLLRIFGNVSNEEILKAFADADTGPIKHIAQTLKKDSAESADDAYLEIYKRIRPGDLAAPENAKSLIDAMFNRNDRYDLSLVGRFKLNERLKSYVGDKIPMGAEGTASGKKDANSRLLGYDDLVRIIKEVIRLNNDQSNEPDDIDHLGNRRVRPVGELLQNKLRVGLARMRRIVQDRMSTLEIDTLTSVQLVNARPLISVVKEFFSSSQLSQFMDQVNPLAEVEHKRRISAMGPGGLTRERAGFEVRDVHRSHYGRICPIQTPEGANIGLVNHLSNYARLNEFGFLETPYAVVKKGKITTEIVWLNALDEEKKKIAHAGVPVNDKGEIVGEIIEARVNGEPGICHRDEVDLIDVAPQQSISVATALIPFLEHDDANRALMGSNMQRQAVVSVRADAPYVGTGMEDKAAHDSGHLVLAEGDGEIMEVDATKIVLKTAKGITTTLLNKFKRSNQFTCISQRPLVQKGEYVKKGALLADGPSIENGTLALGQNLLVSFVPWDGGNFEDAIILSERVVQNDQFTSIHIEDFYCDVRDTKLGPEMTTPDIPNVSEEKLRNLDEDGVVRVGAEVKSGDILVGKISPKGESELTAEERLLRAIFGEKARDVKDTSLTMPHGKYGRIVGIKIFSREHGDKLEPGIIKRVQVEIAQLRKVMAGDKLAGRHGNKGVISQVRPVEDMPYLADGTPVDIVLNPLGVASRMNLGQILETHLGWAAKTLGYRAVTPALSGATDADIKVELKKAGLPESGKVTVYDGRTGKPFSQPVTVGIIYMMKLNHLVEDKIHMRSIGPYSLITQQPLGGKAQFGGQRFGEMEVWALEGYGAAATLQEMLTIKSDDVVGRSAAYEAIIKGEKIKAPNIPASFNVLVSELKALGLNVELLRRELTAEEEAARMEQK
- the rpoC gene encoding DNA-directed RNA polymerase subunit beta', translating into MMDFTGLKLRIASPEDILRWSHGEVIKPETINYRTQRPEKDGLFSERIFGPTKDWECYCGKYRRVRYKNVVCDKCGVEVTRSIVRRERMGHIALATPVVHIWFFRNVPSKLGLMLDVPMQKLEKVIYYAAYIVTEVDEDAQKKGLEEVEKEYKSRKKAKEEGVSDATLKSGLLAAKAELQSLRVGEVLSETEYVNLAKRFGSIFKAGSGAGAIRKILEAMDLKKEVAAIRKALKGEEDTAAEVRLLKRLKLLSSLLGEGMRPEWTILTTLPVLPPDLRPMVALDGGRYATSDLNDLYRRVINRNNRLKKLMDLQAPDVIVTNEKRMLQESVDALVDNSARFGVQQMSAQRRPLRSLADMLKGKQGRFRQNLLGKRVDYSGRSVIVIGPELQLHQCGLPKKMALEMFKPFVINKIIERGLAHNIRNANRLIEAAPPEVWEILEEVSMNKKVLLNRAPTLHRLGVQAFQPLLIEDLVIRIPPMVCTAFNADFDGDQMAVHLPLTDEAQREASEIMLSSVNLLKPATGDPIMVPTQDIVLGCYSLTRNPLDPEVKKAFSSVDEAFLALEYGYIKLHTMIRVPHPKVAGERLETTIGRLRFNEAMPKDFGFVNRQLDKKELSKVVGAIIGTYGTERSAQYLDAIKKIGFAAATDSGISWGMDDMVVPPEKKELIHASEGEEAKIWEQFNQGLLTESERRNRVISIWDKVKGKLAKLLPQVLGPTNPIFEIISSGARGSWSQPTQMMGMKGLVANPKGETMELPVKSSLKEGFSVLEYFISTHGARKGTTDTALKTASAGYLTRRLVDVSQDLVIREEDCKAKEGVEMRRKDGADFGHSFASRLFSRTALADVKVGNKVFARAGDMIDRATSEAIEAAVAVESVWVRSPINCRTLYGLCTACYGFNLGNNHPVEKGEAVGIVAAQSIGEPGTQLTMRTFHIGGVAGADITHGLPRVEELFEARPPKGKAFMSEIDGTIEAIEEKGLIRTVRIAGTDKKDGVLEYPIPRTSEIYFKVGASVKKGDQLSEGHLDIKELLALRGKEAVQAYIVGEVQRIYVSEGASINNKHIEIIVRQMFSRVKIKESGDTDFVPGDVIEKSRFLEVNREMKRDGKTPARAKQLLMSVTKVALSTESFLSSASFQETARVLINAATEGKVDLLRGLKENVIIGRLIPVGTGFQFHEERRRLQGDTIIEEAGEESVE